GCTATTCCTTCTTTATCATTCCAAAATTGCATGCTGTCATAAAACACTTTTTCATGATTTTCCTGATACACTATTTTTGTTTCCAAATTGTCTTTTGAAATCCTGTAAAGTAATGCCGGATTTGATACGCAGAGCATAAAAATATATTTTGAAGTTTTGGCTATACTTCTAAATTCTAATTTCAAACTGTCTTTGACGATTTGGTGCTCTATTTTTATATTTTTTTCCAAATCAAAAAAACCAAATCTGGAATTATCAGCCGCATACCACATTTTATTTCCATCAAAAACTACTGCTCTAATGCTTATTTTATCCTGAAACAAAGTATCCGTTTCAACAGCAACAAAAGGCTTATTTATGGTGCCATTCCATTCATAACTATTTGTTTTACAAGATATAAAAACAAGCAAGACGATTACTGACCGTAAAATATTCTTCATAGATTCATTTGTATTTGAAAGCTAATTTACAATTAAATAAATGAATACAAACCGATAGATTTATTTATTGGCACAGTAATTGGATTGTCTGAAATAATTAATTTTTTAATTCTATCTACCATGAAAACTAAACTACTTTTACTGACTGTATTGACCTCTATTTTTGCAGCACAAGCTCAAGATAGAACTTCGATAAACGCTATGAATTCTGAAATTAGCGATAACTTAGATTTGCGAGCTGTTGCGGACATTTTTGGGGATTCAAAAAACATTCAGGACTTTGAAAGACGATTGAACGATCCTACACTACAAATATCAAATTTAGATTTAAACAATGATGACGAAGTAGATTATTTACGCGTTATTGAAACCGTTGAGAAACGCACGCATGTGATTATCATACAAGCCGTTTTAGAGCAAGATGTTTATCAAGATATTGCTACTATCGATGTAGAAAAAGACAAATACAACAATGTACATGTACAAGTTGTCGGAGATGTTTATATGTATGGTCAAAATTACATTTATGAGCCTGTTTACTACACTACTCCATTTATTTATGCCTCTTTTTGGGTATCTAACTACCGTCCGTATTATTCTACTTGGTCTTGGAACTATTATCCAAGTTATTACTACAGTTGGAATCCATATCCCGTATTTAGATATAGAAACAACATTCACCTTAGTTTAAATATACATAACAATTACAATTATGTAAACTACAGAAGAAGTAACAGAGCCGAATATTTACACCATTCCAGACGTTCGAACGGATATGAAAGACAACATCCTGAATATGCTTTTTCAAGAAGAAATGCTAGTGTAGCAAACCGTTACGAATTAGATCAACGAAGAGATTCCAGAAATGTAAGAGCTAGCAATCAAGCAGGCTATTCAAACAGAAGTAATTCTCCTCAAAGAGAATCTGTTCAAAACAGAACCCGTTCCAACAGAGAAAATGCTCCACAACGAACTGCATCACAAAGAGATTATACTCAAAACAGAAGCAATTCCAACAGAGAAAATGCTCCGCAACGAACTGAAACGCAAAGAGATTATACTCCAAACAGAAGCAATTCCAGCAGAGAAAATGCTCCACAACGAACTGAAACGCAAAGAGATTACACTCAAAACAGAAGCAATTCCAGCAGAGAAAATGCTCCACAACGAACTGAAACGCAAAGAGATTATACTCAAAACAGAAGCAATTCCAGCAGAGAAAATACTCCACAGCGAACAGAGACACAAAGAAACTATGCTCAAAACAGAGTTAATTCTTCCAGAGAAGCAGCACCACAACGTACGCAATCTCAAAGAGATAATTCTCAAAACAGATCCAGTTCTGCCAGAGAAAATTCTTCACAACGCTCTGAGTCTCCAAGAGAAAACGGAGGTTCAAGAGGTAATGCAAGACGATCTTAGTACCATAAAATAAATCAATCAAAAAAACACGGTTCCGTCAACCGTGTTTTTTTTTATCTTTTTTTTTATAAATCACTTTAGTTTATTATAAAAGATTAAATTTGAAAAGTTTTTTAATAATTTTTCATGAGCGCATCGCACAAAGACCTCCACAGTAAATTAACATTAGGTGGTTTATTAGTTTCATTAGGAATAATTTATGGTGACATTGGTACGTCGCCATTATATGTTATGAAAGCCATACTTGGCAATCACATCATTAATGCGGATATTGTTTTAGGAGGAATCTCTTGTGTATTTTGGACGCTTACTTTACAAACTACCATCAAATATGTAATTATTACCTTAAGCGCTGACAATCATGGCGAAGGAGGTATTTTTGCATTGTATGCATTAGTCAAAAAAACAAAAATACAATGGCTGATCGTCCCCGCCATTATAGGGGGAAGTGCCTTACTTGCCGATGGAATCATTACGCCTCCCATCTCGGTATCTTCTGCAGTTGAAGGAATCAGAACGTTTTATCCCGAAATAAATACCGTTCCTATCGTTATTGGTATTTTGTTTATTCTGTTTACTATCCAGCAATTTGGGACCAAATTAGTCGGTAAATTTTTCGCACCGATGATGCTTATTTGGTTTGGAATGCTTGCTATTTTAGGAACCTTACAAATCATCGAACATACCGAGGTTTTAAAAGCTGTAAATCCTTACTACGCCTATCATTTACTATCGATACATCCAGATGGCTTTTTTGTACTTGGTTTTGTATTTTTATGTACAACGGGAGCAGAAGCGCTCTACTCCGATATGGGACATTGCGGCAGAAAAAACATCAGAATCAGCTGGATTTTTGTAAAAACGGCACTAGTACTTAATTATTTTGGTCAAGCGGCTTATTTGATTCATCATGAAGGTCAAACTTTAGAAAGTTTAGGCGGAAAAAACGGAAATCCATTTTACCTCATAATGGCAGATTGGTTTCAGCCCATAGGAATCGTTATTGCCACGCTTGCCGCCGTAATTGCTTCTCAAGCCTTAATCAGTGGTTCATTTACATTGATTAATGAAGCGATGCGATTGAATTTTTGGCCAAAAGTCAAAATCAAATATCCAACTGAATTAAAAGGGCAATTGTATATTCCATCCATCAACTGGTTGTTATTTTTTGGTTGTGTGGGTATTGTATTGCACTTCGAAGAATCCAGCAATATGGAACATGCCTACGGGTTAGCCATTATTCTTTGTATGATAATGACCACTATTTTACTCAATTATTATTTGATAATGAAAAGAGTAAAACTTTATTTCATCACACCATTAATCACCATTTATCTGTTGATTGAATTTAGTTTTCTAGCTGCCAACATCACAAAATTTGCCGAAGGTGGTTATGTAACGCTTTTTATAGCTATTCTTTTAATATCTGTGATGACTATTTGGTATTTAGCTAAGAAAATCAATAAGAGCTATACTAAAATCGTTAAAATTGAAGATTATAAAAAAGTCCTTGTTGAATTAAGCGCTGATTTAAGCATTCCAAAATATGCTACCCACTTAGTATATATGACTAATGCAGGAAGAACCGATGAAATAGAAGAAAAAGTGATGTATTCTATTTTGCAAAAAAGACCCAAAAGAGCTGATATTTATTGGTTTGTCCATGTAAATATATTAACAGAACCATACAAAACCGAATATAAAGTAACCGAAATGGTCAAGGATGATTTGTACCGTATCGATTTTAATTTAGGTTTCAGAGAGCCAACAAAAATTAACCTAATGTTCCGTGAAGTAATTCGGGATATGGTAAAAAAAGGAGAAGTAGATATCACCAGCCGATACGAATCCTTAAATAAAAATAATATTATTGGAGACTTTAAATTTGTATTGTCCGAAAAATTCTTGTCTAATGACAGCGATTTATTATGGCACGAAAAATTAATTATGAACTCTTATTTCTTCATCAAAAAACTCAGTTTATCAGAAGAAAGAGCCTTTGGTTTAGACAGTAGTTCTGTTAAAATCGAAAAATTCCCAATGGTACTTCACGCACCGGAAAACATTGGTTTGACACGAGTTAAATAAAAAAATTATCAAAATACAACTAAAAACACTGTCTATAAAACAGTGTTTTTTTATGCCATAAAATATTAAAAAGAACATTCATTATTAAAAATTTAAGTTTCAACCAATTAATAGTACCTTTGCACCTCAATTATTTAAAATGAGATTACACAGAAATTTAGTTTA
This region of Flavobacterium lacustre genomic DNA includes:
- a CDS encoding KUP/HAK/KT family potassium transporter; this translates as MSASHKDLHSKLTLGGLLVSLGIIYGDIGTSPLYVMKAILGNHIINADIVLGGISCVFWTLTLQTTIKYVIITLSADNHGEGGIFALYALVKKTKIQWLIVPAIIGGSALLADGIITPPISVSSAVEGIRTFYPEINTVPIVIGILFILFTIQQFGTKLVGKFFAPMMLIWFGMLAILGTLQIIEHTEVLKAVNPYYAYHLLSIHPDGFFVLGFVFLCTTGAEALYSDMGHCGRKNIRISWIFVKTALVLNYFGQAAYLIHHEGQTLESLGGKNGNPFYLIMADWFQPIGIVIATLAAVIASQALISGSFTLINEAMRLNFWPKVKIKYPTELKGQLYIPSINWLLFFGCVGIVLHFEESSNMEHAYGLAIILCMIMTTILLNYYLIMKRVKLYFITPLITIYLLIEFSFLAANITKFAEGGYVTLFIAILLISVMTIWYLAKKINKSYTKIVKIEDYKKVLVELSADLSIPKYATHLVYMTNAGRTDEIEEKVMYSILQKRPKRADIYWFVHVNILTEPYKTEYKVTEMVKDDLYRIDFNLGFREPTKINLMFREVIRDMVKKGEVDITSRYESLNKNNIIGDFKFVLSEKFLSNDSDLLWHEKLIMNSYFFIKKLSLSEERAFGLDSSSVKIEKFPMVLHAPENIGLTRVK